A portion of the Micromonospora vinacea genome contains these proteins:
- the thrS gene encoding threonine--tRNA ligase, with amino-acid sequence MIDHRRLGRELDLFVSDPLAGAGLPIWLPAGAAARHAVEEYVRELERRSGHQHVYSPPLGKRELFELSGHLGYFADDMFPPMRLSADDEFVLRPALCPHHALVFRARGRSYRELPLRIAELGGMYRSERSGVLGGLSRVRAISLNDAHTFCAPEQVGAEVVEILRLIREAHAALGVRPAGFRLSLRGPGEKYVGDDAQWAAAEQLLREALAGVEYVEAPGEAAFYGPKIDIQIVDAAGRESTISTIQLDFDKPERFDLSYTDSDGSRRRPVMVHRSLVGSMERLFAYLIEVHEGAFPAWYAPVQLVLLPVDDGQADAAADLARRAGDAGLRVEVDATGSLGARVRDAAHRRVPYLGVLGAREVADGRLALRLRGGRALAPMPADAALALIGGQVAARATDLLPSD; translated from the coding sequence ATGATCGACCACCGTAGGCTCGGCCGTGAGCTGGACCTCTTCGTCTCCGACCCGCTGGCCGGTGCCGGCCTGCCGATCTGGCTGCCGGCCGGTGCCGCCGCCCGGCACGCCGTCGAGGAGTACGTCAGGGAGTTGGAGCGCCGCTCCGGCCACCAGCACGTCTACTCGCCGCCGCTGGGTAAGCGGGAACTCTTCGAACTCTCCGGCCATCTCGGTTACTTCGCCGACGACATGTTCCCGCCGATGCGGCTGAGCGCGGACGACGAGTTCGTGCTCCGGCCGGCGCTCTGCCCGCACCACGCGTTGGTCTTCCGGGCGCGGGGCCGTTCCTACCGGGAGCTGCCGTTGCGCATCGCCGAGCTGGGCGGGATGTACCGCTCGGAGCGCTCGGGCGTGCTCGGCGGGCTGTCCCGGGTCCGAGCCATCTCGCTCAACGACGCGCACACCTTCTGCGCGCCAGAGCAGGTCGGCGCGGAGGTCGTCGAGATCCTCCGGCTGATCCGTGAAGCGCACGCCGCGCTCGGCGTCCGGCCGGCCGGGTTCCGGCTGTCGCTGCGCGGGCCGGGCGAGAAGTACGTGGGCGACGACGCCCAGTGGGCCGCCGCCGAGCAGTTGCTCCGGGAGGCGCTGGCCGGGGTGGAGTACGTCGAGGCACCGGGGGAGGCCGCCTTCTACGGCCCGAAGATCGACATTCAGATCGTCGACGCCGCCGGCCGGGAGTCGACCATCTCCACCATCCAACTGGACTTCGACAAGCCGGAACGGTTCGACCTGTCGTACACCGACTCGGACGGCAGCCGGCGTCGCCCGGTGATGGTGCACCGCAGCCTGGTCGGCAGCATGGAGCGGCTGTTCGCGTACCTCATCGAGGTGCACGAGGGTGCCTTCCCGGCCTGGTACGCGCCCGTCCAGTTGGTGCTGCTGCCTGTCGACGACGGCCAGGCCGACGCGGCGGCCGACCTGGCCCGGCGGGCGGGCGACGCCGGCCTGCGGGTGGAGGTGGACGCCACCGGCTCGCTGGGCGCCCGGGTACGGGACGCGGCCCACCGCCGCGTCCCGTACCTCGGGGTGTTGGGTGCCCGGGAGGTGGCCGACGGGCGCCTCGCGCTGCGTCTGCGCGGCGGCCGCGCCCTGGCCCCGATGCCCGCCGACGCCGCGCTCGCCCTGATCGGCGGGCAGGTCGCCGCCCGGGCGACCGACCTGCTGCCGTCGGACTGA
- a CDS encoding ABC transporter ATP-binding protein: MSAGMPAEKSMNFGPSARRLLGRLRSHRLHLAAIITLAVVSVGFSVAGPKILGHATDLIFSGVIGRQLPAGTTAEQAVAAARASGNDSFADMLARMDVVPGVGIDFSALSRVLLLALGLYLAASLLSWWQGWLLNGVVQRTVLRLRAEVEEKLNRLPLPYFDRQPRGELLSRVTNDIDNISTSLQQTLSQLLTSLLTVVGVLAVMFWISPVLALVALVAVPLSVLVTQRIAKRSQKQFIAQWTHTGELNGQIEEAYTGHELVKVFGRQREVEAAFHAKNEELFRASFGAQFISGIIMPSMMFIGNLSYVAIAVVGGLRVASGTMSLGDVQAFIQYSRQFTQPLTQLASMANLLQSGVASAERVFAVLDADEQTPDPVAPARVTDPHGRVEFEHVSFRYEPDKPLIDDLSLVAEPGHTVAIVGPTGAGKTTLVNLVMRFYELDAGRITLDGVDITTMRRDDLRGRIGMVLQDTWLFGGTIRDNIAYGRPDATEEEILAAAQATFVDRFVRSLPDGYDTVIDEEGSNVSAGEKQLITIARAFLAEPSLLILDEATSSVDTRTEVLLQRAMAALRSDRTSFVIAHRLSTIRDADLILMMENGRIVEQGTHEQLLAAQGAYHRLYRSQFTGAVVDEEPAAQPASV; the protein is encoded by the coding sequence ATGAGCGCCGGGATGCCCGCCGAGAAGTCGATGAACTTCGGGCCCTCGGCCCGGCGGCTACTCGGCCGGCTGCGCTCGCACCGACTGCACCTGGCCGCGATCATCACCCTCGCGGTGGTGAGCGTCGGGTTCAGCGTGGCCGGGCCGAAGATCCTCGGCCACGCCACCGACCTGATCTTCAGCGGGGTGATCGGTCGGCAACTGCCCGCCGGCACCACCGCCGAGCAGGCCGTCGCGGCGGCCCGGGCCAGCGGCAACGACAGCTTCGCCGACATGCTGGCCCGGATGGACGTGGTGCCCGGGGTGGGCATCGACTTCAGCGCCCTGAGTCGGGTGCTGCTGCTGGCGCTCGGGCTCTACCTGGCGGCGAGCCTGCTGTCCTGGTGGCAGGGCTGGCTGCTCAACGGCGTGGTCCAGCGCACAGTGCTGCGGCTGCGCGCCGAGGTGGAGGAGAAGCTCAACCGGCTGCCGCTGCCCTACTTCGACAGGCAACCGCGCGGTGAGCTGCTCAGCCGGGTCACCAACGACATCGACAACATCTCCACAAGCCTCCAGCAGACCCTCAGCCAGCTGCTCACCTCGCTGCTGACAGTCGTCGGCGTGCTGGCCGTGATGTTCTGGATCTCGCCGGTGCTGGCCCTGGTGGCCCTGGTCGCGGTGCCGTTGTCGGTGCTGGTCACCCAGCGCATCGCCAAGCGCTCACAGAAGCAGTTCATCGCCCAGTGGACACACACGGGCGAGTTGAACGGCCAGATCGAGGAGGCGTACACCGGTCACGAACTGGTGAAGGTCTTCGGCCGGCAGCGTGAGGTCGAGGCCGCCTTCCACGCGAAGAACGAGGAGTTGTTCCGGGCCAGCTTCGGGGCGCAGTTCATCTCCGGAATCATCATGCCGTCGATGATGTTCATCGGAAACCTGAGCTACGTGGCGATCGCCGTGGTCGGTGGGCTGCGGGTCGCCTCCGGCACGATGAGCCTCGGTGACGTGCAGGCGTTCATCCAGTACTCCCGCCAGTTCACCCAGCCGCTCACCCAACTCGCCTCGATGGCCAACCTGCTCCAGTCCGGGGTGGCCTCGGCCGAGCGGGTCTTCGCGGTGCTCGACGCGGACGAGCAGACCCCCGACCCGGTCGCGCCGGCCCGGGTCACCGACCCACACGGTCGGGTCGAGTTCGAGCACGTCTCGTTCCGCTACGAGCCGGACAAGCCCCTGATCGACGACCTGTCGCTGGTAGCCGAGCCCGGGCACACGGTGGCCATCGTCGGCCCGACCGGCGCCGGCAAGACCACGCTGGTCAACCTGGTGATGCGGTTCTACGAGCTGGACGCCGGCCGGATCACGCTCGACGGGGTGGACATCACCACGATGCGCCGCGACGACCTGCGCGGCCGGATCGGCATGGTGCTCCAGGACACCTGGCTGTTCGGCGGCACCATCCGGGACAACATCGCCTACGGGCGACCGGACGCCACCGAGGAGGAGATCCTCGCCGCGGCCCAGGCCACCTTCGTGGACCGGTTCGTGCGCAGCCTGCCGGACGGCTACGACACGGTCATCGACGAGGAGGGGAGCAACGTCAGCGCCGGTGAGAAGCAGCTCATCACCATCGCGCGGGCGTTCCTCGCCGAGCCGTCGCTGCTGATCCTCGACGAGGCCACCAGTTCGGTGGACACCCGCACCGAGGTGCTGCTGCAACGGGCGATGGCCGCGCTGCGCTCGGACCGGACCAGCTTCGTCATCGCGCACCGGCTCTCCACCATCCGCGACGCCGACCTGATCCTCATGATGGAGAACGGTCGGATCGTCGAGCAGGGCACCCACGAGCAGTTGCTCGCCGCCCAGGGCGCGTACCACCGGCTCTACCGCTCACAGTTCACCGGAGCGGTGGTCGACGAGGAACCGGCCGCCCAACCGGCGTCGGTCTGA
- a CDS encoding LysE/ArgO family amino acid transporter yields MLTSAVAGFSISIALIVAIGAQNAFVLRQGLRREHVVPVVLTCAASDALLIMAGVAGVGSLVTGRPGLLTAIRWGGAAFLLCYAALAARRALRPGALLPTDRPPATLGATLLACAAFTYLNPHVYLDTVLLLGGVAQQHPHRWVFGAGAVLASVVWFTALGVGAQRLAPLLARAGAWRVLDAVIAVVMAGLAMALLLG; encoded by the coding sequence GTGCTCACCTCCGCCGTCGCCGGCTTCTCGATCTCCATCGCGCTCATCGTCGCCATCGGCGCCCAGAACGCCTTCGTCCTCCGCCAGGGCCTGCGACGCGAACACGTCGTACCAGTGGTGCTGACCTGCGCCGCGTCGGACGCGCTGCTGATCATGGCGGGGGTGGCCGGGGTCGGTTCGCTGGTGACCGGCCGACCGGGCCTCCTGACGGCGATCCGCTGGGGCGGCGCTGCCTTCCTGCTCTGCTACGCGGCGCTCGCCGCCCGCCGCGCCCTGCGTCCCGGCGCCCTGCTCCCCACCGACCGGCCGCCGGCCACGCTGGGGGCGACCCTGCTCGCCTGCGCCGCCTTCACCTACCTGAACCCCCACGTCTACCTGGACACCGTGCTGCTCCTCGGCGGCGTGGCCCAACAACACCCACACCGGTGGGTCTTCGGCGCCGGCGCCGTCCTGGCCAGTGTGGTGTGGTTCACCGCGCTCGGCGTCGGCGCGCAGCGCCTCGCGCCGCTGCTCGCCCGCGCCGGGGCCTGGCGGGTGCTGGACGCGGTCATCGCCGTCGTGATGGCCGGGCTCGCCATGGCACTCCTGCTGGGCTGA
- a CDS encoding ABC transporter ATP-binding protein, translated as MLIRLLRGQLRTYQRPLLAVVLLQFVGTMASLYLPSLNADIIDQGVARGDTDYIVRTGGWMLLVSLIQIVCSIAAVYLGARVAMGFGRDVRAELFGHVNRFSAREVARFGAPSLITRNTNDVQQVQMLVLMSCTMLVAAPIMSVGGVFMALREDVGLSWLMLVSVPVLAIALGAIIRRMVPGFRLMQTRIDTVNRVLREQITGIRVVRAFVREPYETDRFAVANADLTATALRTGRLLALIFPVVMLVLNVSSVAVLWFGAQRVDAGAIQVGALTAFLQYLMQILMAVMMATFMLMMVPRAAVCAERIVEVLDTDSSVVPAAAPVTELPTRAELELRGVRFQYPGAVEPVLRDISFRATPGTTTAIIGSTGAGKTTLLSLIPRLVDVTGGAVLVDGVDVRELAPDELWRRIGLVPQRPYLFTGTVASNLRYGNPDATDEELWTALEIAQARDFVAQMPGGLDAPIAQGGTTVSGGQRQRLAIARALVRQPEIYLFDDSFSALDLGTDARLRAALRPVTAQSAVVIVAQRVSTIIDADQIIVLENGGVVGVGRHAELLDTCPTYAEIVASQQTTEVAA; from the coding sequence GTGCTGATCCGACTCCTGCGCGGCCAACTGCGCACCTATCAGAGACCGTTGCTGGCGGTCGTGCTGCTCCAGTTCGTGGGCACCATGGCCTCGCTCTACCTGCCCAGCCTCAACGCCGACATCATCGACCAGGGCGTGGCCCGGGGCGACACCGACTACATCGTGCGCACCGGCGGCTGGATGCTGCTGGTCAGCCTCATCCAGATCGTCTGTTCGATCGCCGCCGTCTATTTGGGCGCCCGGGTCGCGATGGGCTTCGGTCGCGACGTACGCGCCGAACTGTTCGGGCACGTCAACCGCTTCTCCGCCCGCGAGGTGGCCCGGTTCGGAGCACCGTCGCTGATCACCCGCAACACCAACGACGTGCAGCAGGTGCAGATGCTCGTGCTGATGAGCTGCACGATGCTGGTCGCCGCACCGATCATGAGCGTCGGCGGCGTGTTCATGGCACTGCGCGAGGACGTCGGGCTGTCCTGGCTGATGCTGGTCAGCGTGCCGGTGTTGGCCATCGCGCTCGGCGCGATCATCCGTCGGATGGTGCCGGGCTTCCGGCTGATGCAGACCCGCATCGACACTGTCAACCGGGTGCTGCGGGAGCAGATCACCGGCATCCGGGTGGTCCGCGCGTTCGTCCGCGAGCCGTACGAGACGGACCGCTTCGCCGTCGCCAACGCCGACCTGACCGCCACCGCGCTGCGTACCGGTCGGTTGCTGGCGTTGATCTTCCCGGTGGTCATGCTGGTGCTGAACGTCTCCAGCGTGGCGGTGCTCTGGTTCGGCGCGCAGCGGGTGGACGCCGGCGCGATCCAGGTCGGCGCGCTGACCGCGTTCCTCCAGTACCTGATGCAGATCCTGATGGCGGTCATGATGGCCACCTTCATGTTGATGATGGTGCCGAGGGCGGCGGTCTGCGCCGAGCGGATCGTCGAGGTGCTGGACACCGACTCCTCGGTGGTTCCGGCCGCCGCGCCGGTCACCGAACTGCCCACCCGAGCCGAGTTGGAGCTGCGCGGAGTGCGCTTCCAGTACCCGGGCGCGGTGGAGCCGGTGCTGCGCGACATCTCCTTCCGGGCGACCCCGGGTACCACCACGGCGATCATCGGCAGCACCGGCGCGGGCAAGACGACGCTGCTGTCGCTGATTCCCCGCCTGGTCGACGTCACCGGCGGCGCGGTGCTTGTCGACGGGGTGGACGTGCGGGAGTTGGCGCCGGACGAGCTGTGGCGACGCATCGGCCTGGTGCCGCAACGGCCATACCTGTTCACCGGGACGGTCGCGAGCAACCTGCGCTACGGCAACCCGGACGCCACCGACGAGGAACTGTGGACAGCGCTGGAGATCGCTCAGGCCCGCGACTTCGTGGCCCAGATGCCCGGCGGGCTGGACGCCCCGATCGCACAGGGCGGCACCACCGTCTCCGGTGGGCAGCGGCAGCGCCTGGCCATCGCCCGCGCCCTGGTCCGGCAGCCGGAGATCTACCTCTTCGACGACTCGTTCTCCGCCCTCGACCTGGGCACCGACGCGCGGCTGAGAGCGGCACTGCGGCCGGTCACCGCGCAGTCCGCGGTGGTCATCGTGGCCCAGCGGGTCTCCACGATCATCGACGCCGACCAGATCATCGTTCTTGAAAACGGAGGGGTCGTCGGAGTGGGACGACATGCGGAGCTGTTAGACACCTGCCCGACGTACGCCGAGATCGTGGCCTCGCAGCAGACCACGGAGGTGGCGGCATGA
- a CDS encoding MarR family winged helix-turn-helix transcriptional regulator translates to MELVTLQDVPLGRLLVVAGHLVGQRWNRYLAEEHGLTQAGMITLMTLARHGELPHRAVAEKGFVRPATLTGIVDTLERDGLVERQRDDNDRRSIRLAITPAGRERVAALGALMHSGRPLTSVDADPAKAQVIREFLLEVIGSGDDPRMTGRPTETKDPAC, encoded by the coding sequence GTGGAACTCGTGACCCTCCAGGACGTGCCGCTCGGCCGGCTCCTGGTGGTGGCCGGGCACCTCGTGGGGCAACGGTGGAACCGTTACCTCGCCGAGGAGCACGGCCTCACCCAGGCCGGCATGATCACCCTGATGACGCTCGCCCGCCACGGCGAGCTACCCCACCGGGCGGTCGCCGAGAAGGGGTTCGTCCGGCCGGCGACCCTGACCGGCATCGTCGACACGCTCGAGCGCGACGGTCTGGTCGAGCGGCAGCGCGACGACAACGACCGACGCAGCATCCGACTCGCCATCACCCCCGCCGGGCGGGAGAGGGTGGCCGCGCTCGGCGCGCTCATGCACTCCGGACGGCCCCTCACCTCGGTCGACGCCGACCCGGCGAAGGCCCAGGTGATCCGGGAGTTCCTGCTTGAGGTCATCGGCAGCGGAGACGACCCGCGGATGACCGGACGCCCTACCGAAACGAAGGACCCGGCGTGCTGA
- a CDS encoding DUF998 domain-containing protein, protein MPVTRSTGLLALGGIALAALLTVIGHLEVNDDLNPWALTISDFAVSDRGGVIDIAMVVLALATVALLYGLRRASPPRPRSGRTAELLLGAWVGGLLLAAVVPTNEPGTAMTTAAYLHRYASVIAFLALPAAGWLLARRPDLTPAARTLRALVLLSLALAAAMIWSAYPGDRMLIGLAERLLILTEVAVLATIAMIQTRPSPVDHAVVVPHKEGVAA, encoded by the coding sequence ATGCCTGTTACCCGGAGTACCGGCCTGCTGGCCCTGGGCGGGATCGCCCTGGCGGCGCTGCTCACCGTGATCGGCCACCTCGAAGTCAACGACGACCTCAACCCGTGGGCGTTGACCATCAGCGACTTCGCGGTCTCCGACCGGGGCGGCGTCATCGACATCGCCATGGTGGTGCTCGCGCTCGCCACAGTGGCGTTGCTGTACGGACTGCGCCGCGCCAGCCCACCCCGGCCGCGCTCCGGTCGAACGGCCGAGCTGCTGCTCGGCGCATGGGTGGGTGGGCTGCTGCTGGCCGCCGTGGTGCCGACGAACGAGCCGGGCACCGCAATGACCACCGCCGCCTACCTGCACCGGTACGCCTCAGTGATCGCCTTCCTGGCGTTGCCGGCGGCCGGTTGGTTGCTCGCCCGCCGACCCGACCTGACGCCCGCCGCCCGGACGCTACGCGCCCTGGTCCTGCTGAGCCTGGCCCTCGCGGCGGCGATGATCTGGTCCGCCTATCCCGGTGACCGGATGCTCATCGGCTTGGCCGAACGCCTCCTGATCCTCACCGAGGTCGCGGTCCTAGCCACGATAGCGATGATCCAAACCCGACCGTCACCCGTCGATCATGCAGTTGTGGTGCCTCACAAAGAGGGCGTCGCGGCGTAG
- a CDS encoding TetR/AcrR family transcriptional regulator, translated as MTDTRAYHHGDLRRTLLAAALEAIEEVGPAALSLRDLARRAGVSHAAPAHHFGDKAGLLTALAAQGFDLLAQTLTEADDDLLEAGVAYVDFAVTHRAYFEVMFRPELYRADDGELIAARGRAGAALRSGVAALPTGGAPADTDRDALAAWSIAHGFATLWLAGALPDRVGDNPREAARAVLRRLAT; from the coding sequence ATGACCGACACGCGCGCCTACCACCACGGCGACCTGCGCCGCACCCTGCTCGCCGCCGCGCTGGAGGCCATCGAGGAGGTGGGGCCCGCCGCGCTGAGCCTGCGCGACCTGGCCCGCCGGGCCGGTGTCTCGCACGCCGCGCCCGCACACCACTTCGGCGACAAGGCGGGCCTGCTCACCGCGCTCGCCGCGCAGGGCTTCGACCTGCTGGCCCAGACGTTGACCGAGGCGGATGACGACCTGTTGGAGGCCGGCGTCGCGTACGTCGACTTCGCGGTCACCCATCGGGCGTACTTCGAGGTGATGTTCCGGCCGGAGCTCTACCGGGCCGACGACGGCGAGCTGATCGCAGCCCGTGGTCGGGCCGGCGCCGCACTCCGCTCCGGGGTGGCGGCGCTACCCACCGGCGGCGCGCCCGCCGACACCGACCGGGACGCGCTCGCGGCCTGGTCGATCGCGCACGGCTTCGCCACCCTCTGGCTGGCCGGCGCACTACCCGACCGAGTGGGCGACAACCCCCGAGAGGCAGCCCGCGCCGTCCTGCGCCGGCTGGCCACCTAA
- a CDS encoding helix-turn-helix domain-containing protein, translating into MTDGADWQDVKAKARALDPSWADPDRVSRRAQHREQMLAAVSGAQLAEIRKHLGMTQVQLAEAAGLTQARISQIENGEHTSLESLRAYVTGLGGHLDVVARIGNIQLNVA; encoded by the coding sequence ATGACCGATGGAGCTGACTGGCAGGACGTCAAGGCGAAGGCCCGCGCGCTCGATCCATCCTGGGCAGATCCGGACCGGGTCTCCCGGCGCGCTCAGCACCGTGAGCAGATGCTGGCAGCGGTCAGCGGGGCGCAGCTGGCAGAGATCCGCAAGCACCTGGGTATGACTCAGGTGCAACTGGCCGAGGCGGCGGGGCTGACGCAGGCGAGAATCAGCCAGATCGAGAATGGCGAGCACACCAGCCTGGAATCACTCCGCGCCTACGTCACCGGCCTGGGTGGTCATCTCGACGTCGTCGCCCGCATTGGGAACATCCAACTGAACGTCGCCTGA
- a CDS encoding DoxX family protein, translated as MAPLIALIVGTALARLAGLAGFSALDGWIPALRVGLAVMFTLTAVAHFAGQRRTDLIAMVPPRLPRPDLLVTATGVLELVGAVGLLVPATARVAAAGLGLLTLAMFPANVSAARRKLTLAGRPVTPLAQRTILQIVFVATAAAISFGP; from the coding sequence ATGGCACCCTTGATCGCCCTGATCGTCGGCACCGCCCTGGCCCGACTCGCCGGCCTGGCCGGCTTCTCCGCACTGGACGGCTGGATCCCCGCGCTGCGCGTCGGGCTCGCAGTGATGTTCACGCTGACCGCCGTCGCGCACTTCGCCGGCCAGCGCCGCACCGACCTGATCGCAATGGTTCCGCCCCGACTACCCCGGCCGGATCTGCTGGTCACCGCCACCGGCGTGCTGGAGCTGGTCGGCGCGGTGGGCCTCCTCGTGCCGGCGACCGCCCGGGTCGCGGCGGCCGGGCTCGGCCTGCTCACGCTCGCCATGTTCCCGGCCAACGTCTCGGCCGCCCGCCGGAAGCTGACCCTCGCCGGACGTCCGGTGACCCCGCTGGCCCAGCGAACGATTCTGCAGATCGTGTTCGTGGCCACCGCTGCGGCAATTTCGTTTGGCCCCTGA
- a CDS encoding GuaB1 family IMP dehydrogenase-related protein has product MQFLHGAAPAHDLTYTDVFMAPGRSDLGSRLDVDLSTGDGTGTTIPLVVSNMTAVAGRRMAETVARRGAIAVIPQDIPIEVVANVVAWVKQRHLVYDTPITLGPTETVGDAIHLLPKRSHGAVIVVDDAGRPMGVVTEADTAGVDRFAQLRHVMSTELHTVPADADPRTGFDLLSAGRRRLAPVVDAEGRLVGVLTRQGALRATLYTPAVDDRGRLRIAAAVGINGDVTGKAAALLEAGVDTLVVDTAHGHQARMISALQAVRKLDPGVPVAAGNVVTAEGVRDLVEAGADIIKVGVGPGAMCTTRMMTGVGRPQFSAVLDCAAAARQLGRHVWADGGVRHPRDVALALAAGASNVMVGSWFAGTYESPGDLYTDADGRRYKESFGMASARAVSARTADDSPYDRARKAVFEEGISSARMHLDPARPGVEDLIDEIIAGVRSAFTYAGARNLTQFHERAIVGVQSAAGFTEGMPLPTSW; this is encoded by the coding sequence GTGCAGTTCCTTCACGGCGCGGCTCCCGCGCACGACCTGACCTATACCGACGTGTTCATGGCGCCGGGCCGCTCCGATCTGGGCTCCCGGCTCGACGTCGACCTCTCCACCGGCGACGGCACCGGCACCACCATTCCGTTGGTGGTGTCGAACATGACAGCGGTCGCCGGACGGCGGATGGCGGAGACGGTCGCTCGCCGGGGTGCCATCGCGGTGATCCCGCAGGACATTCCGATCGAGGTGGTGGCGAACGTCGTCGCCTGGGTCAAGCAGCGCCACCTGGTCTACGACACGCCGATCACGCTCGGCCCGACCGAGACCGTGGGCGACGCCATCCACCTGTTGCCCAAGCGCTCGCACGGTGCGGTGATCGTGGTCGACGACGCCGGCCGGCCGATGGGTGTGGTCACCGAGGCGGACACCGCGGGCGTGGACCGGTTCGCTCAGCTGCGGCACGTGATGTCCACCGAGCTGCACACCGTCCCGGCGGACGCGGACCCGCGTACCGGGTTCGACCTGCTCTCGGCAGGCCGTCGCCGGCTCGCCCCGGTAGTGGACGCCGAGGGCCGGCTGGTAGGGGTGCTGACCAGGCAGGGCGCGCTGCGGGCGACCCTCTACACGCCGGCCGTGGACGATCGGGGCCGGCTCCGGATCGCGGCGGCCGTGGGGATCAACGGTGACGTGACAGGCAAGGCCGCTGCGCTGCTGGAGGCGGGGGTGGACACGTTGGTCGTGGACACCGCGCACGGCCACCAGGCACGGATGATCTCCGCACTCCAGGCGGTCCGCAAGCTGGACCCGGGGGTGCCGGTGGCGGCCGGCAACGTGGTCACCGCCGAGGGCGTACGCGACCTGGTGGAGGCGGGGGCGGACATCATCAAGGTCGGCGTCGGCCCCGGCGCGATGTGCACCACCCGGATGATGACCGGGGTGGGTCGACCGCAGTTCTCCGCCGTACTCGACTGCGCGGCCGCCGCCCGCCAACTGGGCCGGCACGTGTGGGCCGACGGTGGGGTGCGGCACCCTCGGGACGTGGCGCTCGCGCTCGCCGCCGGCGCGTCGAACGTGATGGTCGGCTCGTGGTTCGCCGGCACCTACGAGTCCCCCGGTGACCTCTACACCGACGCGGACGGCCGGCGGTACAAGGAAAGTTTCGGGATGGCCTCGGCTCGGGCGGTCAGCGCCCGGACCGCCGACGACAGCCCGTACGACAGGGCCCGCAAGGCGGTGTTCGAGGAGGGCATCTCCTCGGCCCGGATGCACCTGGACCCGGCCCGCCCCGGTGTCGAGGACCTGATCGACGAGATCATCGCGGGGGTCCGCAGCGCCTTCACCTACGCCGGCGCACGGAACCTGACCCAGTTCCACGAGCGGGCGATCGTCGGCGTGCAGAGCGCCGCCGGCTTCACCGAAGGAATGCCCCTCCCCACCAGCTGGTAA
- a CDS encoding DedA family protein, whose translation MPELLTDVASPTWAYLVLLALLIADAFVPVIPTQIVMITSGALTVYGGLSLPVTIAVGALGVFAGDLACYLLGRSAPDRRPPKHAELSRARRVASRVTQGLRQPGPLVILLCRFVPGGRMAACFSAGRSRYPYRLFVLYEAVAALGWATYGALVGHLGGTALTESAWRLAIIATAAAAGFAAAGWAMTVVSARHARAAAAAAVVDVPID comes from the coding sequence GTGCCCGAACTTCTGACTGACGTCGCGTCGCCGACGTGGGCGTACCTGGTGCTGCTCGCTCTGCTGATCGCGGACGCCTTCGTACCGGTGATCCCCACCCAGATCGTCATGATCACCAGTGGTGCGCTCACCGTCTACGGCGGGCTCAGCCTGCCGGTCACCATCGCCGTCGGCGCGCTCGGCGTATTCGCCGGCGACCTGGCCTGCTACCTGCTCGGACGCAGCGCGCCGGACCGGCGGCCACCCAAGCACGCCGAGTTGAGCCGCGCCCGCCGGGTGGCCAGCCGGGTCACCCAGGGCCTGCGACAACCCGGGCCGCTGGTCATCCTGCTCTGCCGGTTCGTGCCCGGCGGCCGGATGGCGGCCTGCTTCTCGGCCGGGCGTAGCCGCTACCCGTACCGACTGTTCGTGCTCTACGAGGCCGTCGCCGCGCTGGGCTGGGCCACCTACGGCGCGCTGGTCGGGCACCTGGGCGGGACCGCACTGACCGAGTCGGCCTGGCGGCTGGCCATCATCGCCACCGCCGCGGCGGCCGGCTTCGCGGCGGCCGGGTGGGCGATGACAGTGGTCAGCGCCCGCCACGCCCGCGCCGCCGCCGCCGCCGCCGTCGTCGACGTCCCCATCGACTGA